DNA from Arthrobacter sp. FW305-BF8:
CGCTCAGGTGCTGGGGCAGGACGACACCGAGTGGACACGGACCGCACTGGTCAGGGACCCCGGCGGGGCTGTCTTCACGGCAAGCCAGTTCACTCCGCCGCCGGGCTTCTAGTTCCGCCGTTCAGACCCCGGCGATGTGCCGCACCGCGTCGAGGTAGGGCATGTTGATGGCTGCGTCGGCCACGGCGCGGACGGCGGGCTTGGCATTGAAGGCCACCCCAATGCCCGCGGCGCCGAGCATGTCCAGGTCATTGGCGCCGTCACCCACCGCGATGGTGTGCTCCAGCGCGATGCCCTCGGCGGCCGCCCATTCGCGGAGGTATTTTTCCTTGGCGGCGCGGTCGATCACGGCGCCGAGGACCTTGCCGGTCAGGAAGCCGTCCACAATCTCCAGTTCGTTGGCGATCCAGTAGTCCATGCCGAGGTCCTCGGCGATGGGCCGCAGAATCTGGTTGAAGCCGCCGGACACCACCGCCACGGCATGGCCCGCGGCCTTGAACGCGGCCACCAGCTCTGCGGCTCCCTCACTCAGCTCCACTTCCGCGCGAACGGAGTCGACGACGGCGGCCGGCAGCCCTGCGAGGACGGCCACCCGGGCGTGAAGGCTTTCCGCGAAGTCGAGTTCTCCGCGCATGGCGGCTTCGGTGACGGCGGTGACTTCGTCGCGCTTACCGGCATAGGCGGCGAGGAGCTCGATGACCTCCTGCTGGATGAGGGTGGAGTCGACGTCCATGATGAGGAGCTTGCGCTCCGCCTTCCGCAGTTCAGCGGGCACGATGGCGGTGCCCACTCCGGTCCGCTCGGCGCGCGCCTTGCCGGCGGCAATCGCATGCCGCAGGCCGGCGATGTCCGCGGCGGATCCGGAGGGTACGGAAAAGTCCAGGGTGCAGACCTCAAAGCGTCCGTCGCCTGAGCTGGAGGCAGCCGCAAAAGTGGCACCGCAGTCCGCCAGCAGGGACCGCAGGTTTTCCGGTTCCGAGGGGGACAGTTTCAGGCCATAGCTGACCGCAGTCACGTTCGAAGTCATGGCTGTAATCTTATCCAGCGTGGCGCCGCCGCCCGAATCCATTGCGCGGCAGCGGTCCTCAGCCGGCTCCCAGCAAACGTCCGGCCAACCCGGAGGCCGGTCCGGCAAAATAGTCGGATGATCTCTGCCCTGATTGCCCGTCTGCGCCCGGCCCCAACGCCGAGCGCGTCGCAGCACGCGCTTTTCGGGTGGGCCGGGGCTCTCCTGGTGGCTGGTGACGCAGTTTTCTGGCTCATGTTCGCTGCCATCCAGTCGGACTCCGGGCTGGCCGCCATGGACGGACCTGTACACAGCGTGATGGTGGATTCCCGGAGTCCCGCCGCCACCGCACTATTGGCCGGCCTGACTATCGTGACAGCGCCGGAAGTCCTGACCGTGATTGGCGCCGTGTTTGCCCTCGTATGGGCCGTCTGGAAGCGCGAATTGTGGCGCCCGGCGGTGCTTATGGGTGCCATGGTGCTGGCCGTTGTGGTGACCACCCTCATCAAGCAACTTGTCAGCCGGTCCCGCCCGCCGTCGTCGGACTTCCTGCTCGGCCCGGACGACGCGCTCTCGTTCCCCTCGGGCCACACCGTGGGAATCGGGGTGTTCACGGTAGTGCTCGCCTACCTCGTCCTGTCACGGTGCGGAACGCGTACGACGGCGATTCTTGGGTTCTCTGCGGCCCTGGCACTCACCGCGCTGGTTGGCTTGAGCCGGCTGTACCTGGGCTATCACTGGCTCACCGACGTCGTGGCTTCCCTCGGTGTCGCGCTGGCTGTTGCAGCGGTGGCCATGTTTACCGACGCAGCCCGGCACGGTCCTGCGAAAAGTCGCCCCGGAGCGCTCAGCGGCCGGGCGCCGAACAATTTGCCCGCTGATGATTCGTCAGCTCCGGACGCGCAGCCGTAGCAGTGCCACGGCCGCGGCCGCGACGACTGCCGCCGCCAAGGCGCTGACGCCGGAGTAGCCGGTCAGGCCCATAATGGGTCCCGCCGCCGCGCTTCCCACCGCGCCGGCCAGGGACATGGTGGCGTCCGAGAACCCCTGGACGGGAATGCGCTCCGCAGGCGTCAGGGAGGCGACAAGCAGGGTGGAGCCGGCGACGGTGGTCGCCGACCAGCCCAACCCCAGGAGGATCAGGCCGACGGTCACCGAGCCCACGCTCTGGGCCGCCAGTCCGGTCAGTGCCACAGCCGCGAGCAAAGTCAGCAGGCCTGCCAGCGCGGTGGTGCGCGGTCCGAGCAGGTCGGTGATGGCGCCCATCAGCGGTGACAGAGCGTACATGCCCGCGATGTGCAGCGAGATGGTGAGGCCAATCAGCGCGATGGTGTCGGGGGCGCTGGCGGAGTGCCCGGCGTGGTGCTGCATGTGCAGCGGAGTCATGGACATGACGGCGACCATCACCGCGTGGGCCGCAATGACCGCCGTGACCGCTCCGCGGGCGGCGGGGTGTTCCCTGACAATCCGCCAGCCTTCCCGCCAGGCACCCGAACGTTGTGCGACGGGAAGGAGGTCTTCCCCGTCGAGGCCGCGCCGGGTCAGGAGCGGGTCCGGGTGCAGGGCCAGCGCCACGATGGCAGCGCCCACCACCATCCCCAGCGCGGAAATCAGGAAGGGTCCGGCAGCGGGCGGGATGTCCAGCCAGCCTGCCAAGACGGCCCCGGGAGCCACCATGTTGGGCCCGGCGACAGCCCCGATGGTGATCGCCCACACCACCAGGGAGAGGTCTCGTCCCCGATGGGCGGGCTCGGCCAGGTCAGTGGCGGCGAAGCGGGCCTGCAGGTTCACCGCGGAAGCCAGTCCCACCAGGAGGGCCCCGCCAAGCAGGAGCACAAACAGTTCCGTGGTGACGGCGGCGACCATCAGGAAGGTGCCCGCGATCGCCGCGGCCAGGCCGGTGGTGAGGGCCACCCGGCGTCCCCGCTGAAGGGCCAGGCGGGAGAGCGGAATCGCCGAGACCGCGGTGCCGAGGGTAAGGGCGGTGTTGACGGACCCGGCCCACGCCTCGGATCCCGACAGGTCGACAGCCAGGATGGAGCCCAGGGCCAGGGTTGAGCCGTTGCCCAGGCCTGAGAAGATTTGGGCGACCGACAAGGTCCGCACGATGCGGCGCTGGGTGGAACGGGTTGCTTCGGCGGTGCTGGTCAACTCGGATGGTCCCCTCGGACAGATGCTCGTTGCGGAAAACTCCACAGGACAACTGTGGTGTCATGGGTCTATGCAGTTCAACCATGACAACATGCATGCACGGCGTGCGGCTGGCGGAGTCCCTCGTCAACATGCTCGCCGACGGCCTGTGGGACAGCGGCGCGCTGCAGGAGCTCCTGACAAGCTACCTGTTCCGCTCGCCCAGGGTCACACTCGCGAATCAGGACGAACTACGGGAGTGGGCAATCCGGCTGTAGACGGTTTTCGCCGCCGAGGACCAGGAGGCCCGCTGCTCTGCGGTCAATGCCCTGCTGGCCGGGGGCGTGCGGCGCGTGTTTCTGACCACCCACGACGGCATGCTCCCGCATCTTCATTTTGCCGACGCCGGCGAAACCCTGGTGGAAAGAGTGCGTGCGGTGACCGCCGGCGGGCTGGCCATCTTCATGACCGAGGCGGCCGGTGAACGGCTTGGCGTCTGCGCACTGCGGGACTGTGGCCGCGTATTCGCCGACACCAGCCGTGGCGGCAACCGTGCGTACTGCTCAGCCCGTTGCGGCAACGCCGATGCCGTGCAGCGCTATCGCGGCCGATTGCGGGCCGGTTATCAGTCGCAAGGTGTTTTGTCCTAGTGTCTACTTCTATGAGTGATGTTCTTGAAATGGCCGCCGTCAGCGTTGTGCGCGGAGCCAAAACGCTCCTGAGCAAGGTGGACTGGCAGGTCAGTGAAGGCGAGCGGTGGGTCATCCTCGGCCCCAACGGCGCCGGCAAGACCACTCTGCTGCAGATCGCGGCCGCGAGGCTGCACCCCACCAGCGGCATCGCCGGCATCCTGGACGAAAGCCTCGGAAAGGTGGACGTCTTCGAGCTGCGGCCGCGGATCGGCCTCTCCTCGGCCGCCCTGGCGAACCAAATCCCCGAATACGAGACGGTACTCAACGTCGTCGTCACTGCCGCCTACGGCGTGACCGGCCGCTGGCGCGAGGGCTACGAGAAGGACGACGAACGCCGTGCCTTCGCCCTCCTGAACGACTGGGGCATGGGCCCGCTCCTGAACCGCAAGTTCTCCACGCTGTCCGAGGGTGAACGCAAGCGCGTCCAGATTGCCCGGGCCCTCATGACGGACCCCGAACTGTTGCTGCTCGACGAACCTGCCGCCGGCCTGGACCTCGGCGGCCGCGAGGACCTCGTGCACCGCCTTAGCCAGTTGGCCATGGACGAGGACGCCCCGGCGATAGTGCTGGTCACCCACCACCTCGAAGAAGTCCCCCCGGGCTTCACCCACGCCATGCTCATGCGCGACGGCGAAGTGGTGGCTGCCGGCCCGGTCGAAGAGGTCCTCACCTCGGGCAACCTGAGCGAGACCTTCGGCCTGCCCCTCGACGTCACGGTGAACGCCGGCCGTTACACAGCAACCGCCCGCCGCTAGCGGCGCGGGCGGCAGAGCGTGGAGTTTTTCAGCGGCATCCTTGTGTTCTTCGCCGGCCTCTGGGCCGGCACCATCAACAGCGTTGTCGGGTCCGGAACCCTTGTCACCTTCCCGGTGCTGATCGCCCTGGGCCTCGCACCGGTGACGGCCTCCATGAGCAACGCCATGGGCCTCGTCGCCGGTGGCGCCGCGGGCGCGTGGGGTTACCGCCGCGAGCTCAAGGGCCGCGGCCGGCAACTCCTGCGGCTGCTCCCGGCTTCCCTGCTGGGCGGCATCACCGGTGCCTGGCTCCTGCTCCATCTGCCGGAGAAGGTCTTCCACTACGCGGCGCCGGTGCTCATTGTCCTGGCCCTGCTGATGGTGGTGTTCCAGCCCAGGCTTCAACGGTGGGTGCGGAACCGTGAGGAAAACCCCGAGCATGCCCTCCGCGACAAGCACCACGGCATTTTGCTGGTGGTGCTTGTTTTCCTCGCCGGAGTGTACGGCGGCTACTTCGTCGCGGCCCAGGGAATCCTGCTGGTGGGCATCCTCGGCGTGTTCATGACGGGCACCATCCAGAACGCCAACGCCATGAAGAACGTCCTGGTGCTGGGCGTGAACCTGATCGCGGCCGCCTCCTATCTGCTGTTTGCCTTCGACCGGATTAACTGGGCAGTGGTGGCCATCATCGCCGTCAGCTCCCTCATCGGCGGCCTCGTCGGCGCCAGGGTGGGCCGCCGGCTGTCCCCGCCTGTCCTGCGCGGCGTCATCTTTGCGCTCGGCCTGGTGGCGCTCGGCTTCCTAATTGCGAACCTGCTCAAATGATTAATGAAATGCGCGTGATTCCCGAAATGACCGCCCGGTGACTTTCCACTATCTCGAGTCTGCCGCGGATCCCCGCGTCGCCGACTACACGCAGCTGACGGATGTCCACCTGCGGAAGCTCCGCGAACCCGCCGAGGGCATGTACATCGCCGAATCCTCCCGAGTCCTCCGGCGCGCCCTCGCTGCCGGGCACCGGCCGCGGTCCTTTTTCCTCGCCGAAAAGTGGATGCCGGACCTCGCCGACATCTTCGAGCAGTACCCCGATGTTCCGGCGTATATCGGCAGCGCCGGGCTCCTGGAGGAAATCACCGGATTCCACCTGCACCGCGGAGCCATGGCGGCCATGCACCGCCCGGCGCCGGTCCCGCTGCCGGAACTGCTGGCAGGCGCCCGGCGCGTGGCAGTGCTCGAGGACATCGTGGACCACACCAACGTGGGGGCCATCTTCCGGTCGGCTGCGGCGCTGGACGTCGACGCCGTCCTGGTCTCGCCCCGCTGCGGCGATCCGCTGTACCGCCGGAGCGTCCGCGTCAGCATGGGCACTGTCTTCCAGGTGGCCTGGGCCCGGCTGGACAGCTGGCCGCAGGACCTGACCCTCCTCAAGGAACAGGGATTCACGGTGGCAGCCATGGAGCTCACCGACGACGCCCTGGACCTGGACGAACTGGCAGCGGTAAACCCGGAGCGGCTCGCCCTGGTGCTGGGCACAGAAGGCGCCGGGATGAGCGCCGAGACGCTGGCCGCCGTCGACCTCGCCGTGAAGATCCCGATGCGCGCGGGCGTGGACTCGCTCAACGTGGCGGCGGCGTCCGCCGTCGCATTCTGGGAACTGCGGCCGCGGGCCTGAACCCGCCGGAACCATGGTTCGTTAGTTCCTCCGCCATCAGCTATGATTGATAGCTGGTTCCCCTGTGTTTTTTTGCTGGCCTTGCAGCTGGCCGAATCACGAATGGAAGCCATCCCATTCATACCTGGCAACTGGCAAAATCCAGTTGCGTGAACAAAAGGTCCCATTATGAAGTCTGATATCCACCCGAAGTACGAAGCTGTTGTTTTCAACGACCTGGCCTCCGGCACGAAGTTCCTGACCCGCTCCACCGTGTCTTCCTCGAAGACCATCGAGTGGGAAGACGGCAACACCTACCCGGTCATCGACGTCGAAATCTCCTCCGAGTCCCACCCGTTCTACACGGGCAAGCAGCGCATCATGGACTCCGCTGGCCGCGTCGAGCGCTTCAACGCTCGCTTCAAGGGCTTCGGCGGCAAGAAGTAATTCACTTCCCCGCAAGGTTCTTTGGAAAGCCCGCACCGGCAACGGTGCGGGCTTTTCGCGTTTGTGGGGCAGGATGGAAGGCATGACTGCCACGCCAACATCTGCAGGGAGAGAGGCGGCCCGAGGGCTGCACGGTGAGTACAAGGTCCCGGGCGGCAAGCTCGTGGTGGTGGATCTCGACGTCGAGGACGGCGCTTTCACGGACGTTTCCCTCAGCGGCGACTTCTTCCTCGAACCGGACGAGGCCCTCCTGGCCATTAACGGCGCCCTCGCGGGACTGCCGGAAAATTCGACGGCGGGCGACATCGCCGCCGCCGTGGAGGCCGCCCTCCCGGAGGA
Protein-coding regions in this window:
- the serB gene encoding phosphoserine phosphatase SerB, with amino-acid sequence MTSNVTAVSYGLKLSPSEPENLRSLLADCGATFAAASSSGDGRFEVCTLDFSVPSGSAADIAGLRHAIAAGKARAERTGVGTAIVPAELRKAERKLLIMDVDSTLIQQEVIELLAAYAGKRDEVTAVTEAAMRGELDFAESLHARVAVLAGLPAAVVDSVRAEVELSEGAAELVAAFKAAGHAVAVVSGGFNQILRPIAEDLGMDYWIANELEIVDGFLTGKVLGAVIDRAAKEKYLREWAAAEGIALEHTIAVGDGANDLDMLGAAGIGVAFNAKPAVRAVADAAINMPYLDAVRHIAGV
- a CDS encoding phosphatase PAP2 family protein produces the protein MISALIARLRPAPTPSASQHALFGWAGALLVAGDAVFWLMFAAIQSDSGLAAMDGPVHSVMVDSRSPAATALLAGLTIVTAPEVLTVIGAVFALVWAVWKRELWRPAVLMGAMVLAVVVTTLIKQLVSRSRPPSSDFLLGPDDALSFPSGHTVGIGVFTVVLAYLVLSRCGTRTTAILGFSAALALTALVGLSRLYLGYHWLTDVVASLGVALAVAAVAMFTDAARHGPAKSRPGALSGRAPNNLPADDSSAPDAQP
- a CDS encoding MFS transporter; translation: MTSTAEATRSTQRRIVRTLSVAQIFSGLGNGSTLALGSILAVDLSGSEAWAGSVNTALTLGTAVSAIPLSRLALQRGRRVALTTGLAAAIAGTFLMVAAVTTELFVLLLGGALLVGLASAVNLQARFAATDLAEPAHRGRDLSLVVWAITIGAVAGPNMVAPGAVLAGWLDIPPAAGPFLISALGMVVGAAIVALALHPDPLLTRRGLDGEDLLPVAQRSGAWREGWRIVREHPAARGAVTAVIAAHAVMVAVMSMTPLHMQHHAGHSASAPDTIALIGLTISLHIAGMYALSPLMGAITDLLGPRTTALAGLLTLLAAVALTGLAAQSVGSVTVGLILLGLGWSATTVAGSTLLVASLTPAERIPVQGFSDATMSLAGAVGSAAAGPIMGLTGYSGVSALAAAVVAAAAVALLRLRVRS
- a CDS encoding CGNR zinc finger domain-containing protein: MFLTTHDGMLPHLHFADAGETLVERVRAVTAGGLAIFMTEAAGERLGVCALRDCGRVFADTSRGGNRAYCSARCGNADAVQRYRGRLRAGYQSQGVLS
- a CDS encoding ABC transporter ATP-binding protein; this encodes MSDVLEMAAVSVVRGAKTLLSKVDWQVSEGERWVILGPNGAGKTTLLQIAAARLHPTSGIAGILDESLGKVDVFELRPRIGLSSAALANQIPEYETVLNVVVTAAYGVTGRWREGYEKDDERRAFALLNDWGMGPLLNRKFSTLSEGERKRVQIARALMTDPELLLLDEPAAGLDLGGREDLVHRLSQLAMDEDAPAIVLVTHHLEEVPPGFTHAMLMRDGEVVAAGPVEEVLTSGNLSETFGLPLDVTVNAGRYTATARR
- a CDS encoding sulfite exporter TauE/SafE family protein — protein: MEFFSGILVFFAGLWAGTINSVVGSGTLVTFPVLIALGLAPVTASMSNAMGLVAGGAAGAWGYRRELKGRGRQLLRLLPASLLGGITGAWLLLHLPEKVFHYAAPVLIVLALLMVVFQPRLQRWVRNREENPEHALRDKHHGILLVVLVFLAGVYGGYFVAAQGILLVGILGVFMTGTIQNANAMKNVLVLGVNLIAAASYLLFAFDRINWAVVAIIAVSSLIGGLVGARVGRRLSPPVLRGVIFALGLVALGFLIANLLK
- a CDS encoding TrmH family RNA methyltransferase — translated: MTFHYLESAADPRVADYTQLTDVHLRKLREPAEGMYIAESSRVLRRALAAGHRPRSFFLAEKWMPDLADIFEQYPDVPAYIGSAGLLEEITGFHLHRGAMAAMHRPAPVPLPELLAGARRVAVLEDIVDHTNVGAIFRSAAALDVDAVLVSPRCGDPLYRRSVRVSMGTVFQVAWARLDSWPQDLTLLKEQGFTVAAMELTDDALDLDELAAVNPERLALVLGTEGAGMSAETLAAVDLAVKIPMRAGVDSLNVAAASAVAFWELRPRA
- a CDS encoding type B 50S ribosomal protein L31, giving the protein MKSDIHPKYEAVVFNDLASGTKFLTRSTVSSSKTIEWEDGNTYPVIDVEISSESHPFYTGKQRIMDSAGRVERFNARFKGFGGKK